In Microbacterium pumilum, the following proteins share a genomic window:
- a CDS encoding helix-turn-helix domain-containing protein, translating into MLEALGLDDAHTAVYRSVLAVPSASAKEVSASVGMPVGRARTMIGELERLGLLARQASQPDRVVASPPAIALKPLLLERERGLTRAHEALIEFSELYREAADQRNAADVVDVILGTDAVRQRIGQLQAAANREVRVLVLSQVAIISGAENVEEDRALERGVRYRVVVEGGVLERPGFLDVARSVGALGEEIRVLPTLPTRMFIADDAMALLPMRSHGENSSLGALLVHPSGLLDLVMAIFEEYWKTATRLLPDDNGAQDGVDRDVLKLLLLGLTDATIAAQLRISVRTLQRRVAELMELAAVTTRIQLGAEAVRRGWI; encoded by the coding sequence GTGCTCGAAGCGCTGGGTCTCGATGATGCACACACCGCCGTCTACCGGTCGGTGCTCGCTGTGCCGAGCGCGTCGGCGAAAGAGGTGTCCGCGTCGGTCGGGATGCCGGTCGGCCGCGCTCGCACGATGATCGGCGAACTCGAGCGGCTCGGTCTGCTCGCACGCCAGGCATCGCAGCCCGACCGGGTCGTGGCCTCCCCGCCAGCGATCGCGTTGAAGCCCCTGCTTCTGGAGCGGGAGCGGGGCCTGACTCGGGCGCATGAAGCGCTCATCGAGTTCAGTGAGCTGTATCGAGAGGCCGCCGACCAGCGGAACGCGGCGGATGTCGTCGACGTGATCCTCGGGACGGATGCCGTCCGGCAGCGGATCGGACAGCTGCAGGCGGCTGCCAATCGTGAGGTGCGCGTGCTCGTGCTCAGCCAAGTCGCGATCATCTCGGGCGCTGAGAACGTCGAGGAGGATCGCGCGCTCGAACGTGGCGTCCGCTACCGGGTGGTCGTGGAGGGTGGTGTGCTCGAGCGTCCCGGCTTCCTCGACGTCGCCCGCAGCGTGGGTGCTCTCGGCGAAGAGATCCGTGTACTTCCCACGCTGCCGACGCGCATGTTCATCGCCGATGACGCCATGGCGCTGCTGCCGATGCGCTCGCACGGCGAAAACAGTTCGCTCGGCGCGCTGCTGGTGCACCCGAGCGGTCTGCTGGATCTCGTCATGGCGATCTTCGAGGAGTACTGGAAGACGGCCACGCGGTTGCTCCCCGACGACAATGGCGCGCAGGATGGCGTGGACCGTGACGTGCTGAAGCTGCTGCTCCTGGGTCTCACCGACGCCACCATCGCCGCGCAGCTGCGCATCTCGGTGCGTACGCTGCAGCGGCGCGTGGCCGAGCTGATGGAGCTGGCCGCCGTGACGACCCGCATCCAGCTCGGGGCTGAAGCCGTGCGCCGCGGCTGGATCTGA